From the Salmo trutta chromosome 30, fSalTru1.1, whole genome shotgun sequence genome, one window contains:
- the LOC115168624 gene encoding DNA-binding protein inhibitor ID-1: MKVVGSTCTLKNTEDMVRCLSEQSMVISKCKIPLLDEQMSVFLQDMNSCYSKLKELVPTLPANKKASKMEILQHVIDYIWDLQVELDTPGKQHAADVPRTPLTTLNAEIASISVENGCSDDRILCR, from the exons ATGAAAGTTGTCGGATCTACCTGCACCCTGAAGAACACCGAGGACATGGTCCGGTGTCTCTCTGAACAGAGTATGGTCATCTCCAAGTGTAAGATCCCACTGCTGGACGAGCAGATGAGTGTATTTCTGCAGGACATGAACAGCTGCTACAGCAAGTTGAAGGAGCTGGTGCCCACTCTGCCAGCCAACAAGAAAGCCAGTAAGATGGAGATTCTGCAGCATGTCATCGACTATATCTGGGACCTACAGGTCGAGCTGGACACACCCGGCAAACAGCATGCCGCAGATGTACCTCGGACCCCTCTGACAACCCTCAATGCAGAAAtcgccagcatctctgtggag AACGGATGCTCCGATGACAGAATTCTCTGCCGCTGA